A genomic segment from Aspergillus chevalieri M1 DNA, chromosome 7, nearly complete sequence encodes:
- a CDS encoding putative sugar transporter (COG:G;~EggNog:ENOG410PHMS;~InterPro:IPR020846,IPR005828,IPR036259;~PFAM:PF07690,PF00083;~TransMembrane:12 (i87-109o121-142i154-175o181-201i208-231o251-277i368-388o408-425i437-455o461-482i494-516o522-543i);~go_component: GO:0016021 - integral component of membrane [Evidence IEA];~go_function: GO:0022857 - transmembrane transporter activity [Evidence IEA];~go_process: GO:0055085 - transmembrane transport [Evidence IEA]) → MHSLLTSRPQSPEYIALSQWNNRTMSTHSKQNEESPFSALEPLDPESTTSPSLPGDSNGRNAAYTAKATALNRAIQDIGMGRYQWQLFFVIGFGWASDNLWPIVVSLILPPVSYEFNATKPPILTLAQNIGLLIGALFWGFGCDIFGRKWAFNLTLGITGVFGLVAAASSSFAAICVFTALWSIGVGGNLPVDSAIFLEFLPGSHQYLLTILSVAWAFAQLLATLVAWPLLGNMTCNEDSGESCSKSGNMGWRYFLLTMGGLAMVMFICRFVFFTLFESPKYLMGKGRNDEAVEVVREIARRNGRRTSFSLSDLQENDAEDEEDVGLSTLPALSTRNLIRMRLEKVSLEHVRGLFDTPRRALSTSMIMLVWAFIGLGSPLYNAFLPYIQQSRGAEFGDGSTYITYRNSLIIAVLGIPGCLLGGALVEMPRFGRKGTFMLSAVFTGVFLLASTTATSSNALLGWNCAYNFMSNIQSAVLYAYTPELFLTKDRGTGNALTASSSRVFGIMAPIIAMFADLNTAAPVYLSGVLFIAAGVVVMLIPYESRGRASL, encoded by the coding sequence ATGCACTCCCTACTCACCTCTCGTCCTCAGTCGCCGGAATACATCGCTCTTTCTCAATGGAACAACAGGACCATGTCCACTCACTCTAAGCAAAACGAAGAATCGCCATTTTCTGCGCTCGAACCGCTCGATCCTGAATCCACTACCTCCCCGTCGCTTCCCGGCGATAGCAATGGCCGCAACGCCGCCTACACGGCCAAAGCCACCGCGCTCAACCGTGCCATCCAGGATATTGGCATGGGCCGGTATCAATGGCAACTCTTCTTCGTGATCGGATTCGGCTGGGCGAGCGATAATCTCTGGCCGATCGTGGTGTCATTGATCCTGCCGCCAGTTTCATACGAATTCAACGCAACCAAACCGCCGATATTGACGCTGGCGCAGAATATCGGGTTGCTTATCGGAGCACTTTTTTGGGGTTTTGGGTGTGATATCTTTGGACGAAAATGGGCGTTCAATCTGACGCTTGGGATTACAGGGGTGTTTGGGTTGGTTGCTGCTGCGTCGTCTAGTTTCGCGGCGATATGCGTCTTTACGGCGCTGTGGTCGATCGGTGTTGGGGGAAATCTACCCGTTGACTCGGCTATTTTTCTCGAGTTCTTGCCTGGGTCGCATCAGTATCTGCTCACGATTTTGTCGGTTGCGTGGGCGTTTGCGCAGTTGCTGGCAACGTTAGTGGCATGGCCGTTGCTGGGGAATATGACCTGCAACGAGGATAGTGGGGAGTCATGCTCGAAGTCGGGTAATATGGGATGGAGGTACTTTCTCCTGACGATGGGTGGCCTTGCTATGGTTATGTTTATCTGCAGATTTGTCTTTTTCACGCTTTTTGAGTCGCCCAAGTACCTCATGGGTAAAGGACGCAATGACGAAGCTGTGGAGGTGGTCCGCGAGATAGCAAGGAGGAATGGACGTCGGACATCTTTCTCTTTAAGCGATCTGCAAGAAAACGATGcggaagacgaagaggatgtcGGATTGAGTACATTGCCAGCATTGAGCACGCGAAACCTTATCCGCATGCGACTGGAAAAAGTTAGTCTGGAACATGTCCGGGGTCTCTTCGATACACCCCGTCGCGCCTTGTCGACCTCGATGATCATGCTGGTATGGGCATTCATTGGCCTGGGATCCCCTCTTTACAACGCCTTTTTACCATACATCCAGCAATCTAGAGGCGCTGAATTTGGCGATGGCTCGACCTATATCACCTACCGTAATTCACTCATTATCGCCGTCCTAGGGATTCCGGGGTGTCTGCTCGGCGGCGCGCTGGTCGAAATGCCCCGGTTCGGCCGCAAGGGCACCTTTATGCTTTCTGCCGTCTTCACTGGTGTATTTCTTTTAGCGTCCACGACGGCAACATCATCAAACGCGCTACTAGGTTGGAACTGCGCGTACAACTTCATGAGCAACATCCAATCCGCCGTGTTGTATGCATATACGCCTGAACTCTTCCTTACGAAAGACCGCGGGACGGGAAATGCATTGACGGCGTCTTCGAGTCGGGTGTTTGGAATTATGGCGCCGATTATTGCCATGTTTGCCGATCTAAACACTGCTGCGCCGGTGTATCTTAGTGGGGTTTTGTTTATCGCTGCCGGTGTGGTCGTGATGTTGATTCCGTATGAGTCAAGGGGGAGGGCGAGTTTGTAG